The sequence CACTATCGATGTATAGATCGTATTGTGATCCGATAGTTAGATTGTCGTAGTCTATGAATAGTCTTATTTCCACAATATAGACTTTCTTAAAGTAAGAACAGTAAAAAATGCGTTATCAACAATAACGTAGATTAACGGTGTTTGTGTGAATTTGGTTAAGTCCTTGTTTTGGCATCGTATATAAAAACGAGCATATACATAAAGAAGTTGATTAATTAGTTGATTGATTCAATTTAAATGTGGAAGTTGTTCGTCGGTGAAATACTTTTCTTTTTCTGTCTCTAACAAGtaataacattttaatttaacattttattataGCAAtgcataattattttaaaaatcaaaatatatatatcaataaaattatttttacacTGTGTCGGCAGAGGTTAGTGTAGTGAAATTGTGATATTCAATTGCGTACTATACACATGGGCAGATTTATCGAAATCTTGTACGATGTCCTTGACGGTTCTTGTCCGATAGTCTCTAGTATCAACACCATACATCAACCCTTCACACCCAAAGCATTACCACATGCgcataaaaagaaatttttttttttttttaaattgtccATTAGAGTGATCTTATTAGACATCccgaaatgaaaataaatattaatctgATTCCCGTTTGAAAAAGAACTTTGATGTTGTTTGGTCAGCTGTTCACGGATTTTGTATGAATTTTTACACATGATATCTATATGTTTGAATCTGAAAAATTTACCGACTTCTAGATTAGTAGGATTAGATTAGTAGATTTAGACCTGAATTGGCTATTaaccaaattaaaataaagCATTAGACTGTGATTAGGAGTTTATgatgaattatataatattttatttacagatttttttttaattgtgtgcATAATTTAAATGTACAAGTAAACCTCCATGCATTATCtattatgtttctttttttgtaacagcGTTAGCTATTATGTACGTTTAAGAAACAATACTTTATAAGAGAAAAATCTAGTAAACCTCCATGCATTTTGCTATTATGTACTTTCAAGCAACAATGCTATATAAGAGAAAAGCCTTTATGTCTTTCAGATATGTAGTAAAGCTGGCCATTCCATCGATCTTGAAATCATTTGCATCACATCATTCGTGAATGTTTACAAAATGTGAGTTCTGCCAATTTATTTCCTTATAAACAATATTATTgttgaaatttaaatatataatttaacaaatgattaaaaactacaaatttataaattactaGTGATGAGACTCTAAGCTTGCTCGAAATTTGCTAAATCAAATGACAATATATACTTCATACAAAtccataaattaattaatgtagATGGGGGCTATATAGTTGGGAGCGTTGTGATGTTTGGTGTTGTGTACGCGTGTCACTCGGTTGCATATCGCGTTTAATTGAACGGTACTTATAATTTCTGATAGTTTATTCGATTTTTAAAGCCAAAACCCAAATGCAATCCAACTACTAACCAACGATCTACTTAATCATCATTTTTCCCATCTGAAGTCCCTATATAAACCCATCACTACCTAAGGCTTTTCTCACATCCAACAGCGAAACAAAATCTTAGTAAACACAACTCAACAAAATCGCcttatcacaaaaaaaaaagagaaaatcaaAACACATGACTATGGGTCTGAAGTTCTTTACATGCCTTGTTTTGACGGTCTGCATTGCCGCATCAGTAGATGCAGCACTCACATGTGGTACAGTGACAAGTAGCTTGGCTCCATGTGCCACCTACCTATCGAAAGGTGGGGCGGTGGTGCCGGGTCCATGTTGTGCGGGagtaaaaaaattgaatgatATGGCTCAAACCACACCGGACCGCCAACAAGCATGCAAATGCCTAAAGGCCGCTGCAAAAAGCATCAATCCAAGTCTAGCCTCCGGCCTTCCTGGAAAGTGCAGTGTTAGCATTCCCTATCCTATCTCCATGAGCACCAACTGCGACAAGTAAGCTTTTCGTTCTCTTTGGCTAAGTGCAAGTTCacattctcttttgttttcttatatatatatgtgattacTTAATCTGAAGACCATGATTAATGAACCAAACTTAAACCCTTGGACATTGGTCGTTTGTATTGCTGCAGTGTCAAATGAAGTGGGACGCATATCATTGTGTGGATGATGAGTATGGTTTACCATAAGTAAAATAAAAGGGTCTATGTACGCTGACCTCACCATGCTCTAGGTTGTCTTGTTTgatttcttttgttgttgttgaaagtTTGTCATGTTACTTTGTAATCTTTTGGTCTAGATATTGTATCTTAATTATGTTTAAGATATGACAATAGTAACTTATGAATCATCTATTACTGTGCACGGAGTAAAATCATCAAATGCATTCTAATTATATATGCACCGAATGCATGCTAATTTTATAACCAGTGAGTCCAAATAATTAACATTGTTTTCTATATTACAAACTCACAATTACAATTCTAAATATTAcgtgtatttttatgtttaaatgaaatgaaAATTACATTACACAAAAGGTGAAATGGAATTTTCCAGTCACAAACATCAATTTCCTATCAAACAAAGATTGATCGAAAGTCGAAACTGGTTGAACGAGAATTGAGAAACTTGACAGAACGTAGAAGAAAACCTCAAAATCCTATTGGTTAGAATGGATTAGGAATGAGATCTCGAGTATTTGGATCAGTTTTGGGTAAGAATAAAAACCGAATTAGAAATTTACTATgataatcatttttatttttattttcaccaaagagcagtccaaaaaaaaaagaaaatgatccaaaacaatttctttaaaaggtaaatatacatttatacgtGTAACTAATTTCTTCGTAACAATACGGTATGCCCGTATGACCAAAACTGATCTGAGCCGGTCCATTTCGGGGGTATATTCGGTTTCGGTTTGAAATACCAGCCTTAGTTAGAATGCAACTGTCCGTAGCTGATCCTAGCTTATGTTGTCATAGTAGAAACATCGATTCCCCGACAAGACAAGCCCCAAGTTCCATCTTCAGAACCAGAACCTTCTCGTAACCGATTATAAAATCTCAATTTCGATCCTCAGCTTCTCTCTCTTGAGTCTTGAGCTTTCCCTCACCTCGATCCTCTCTATCATCAGCCAATGGCATCGCAAGCTAGCCTTCTCCTCCAGAAACAACTCAAAGGCACGCCGCAAAAATTCAATATGGTATCATCAGTCTTCTCTTCTTGATTGCTCATCTTCTCATTTTGATCTATTGGTTCAGATCTCTGTAAGCACCCTGTTGATGGATTCT comes from Brassica rapa cultivar Chiifu-401-42 chromosome A02, CAAS_Brap_v3.01, whole genome shotgun sequence and encodes:
- the LOC103851585 gene encoding non-specific lipid-transfer protein 4 codes for the protein MTMGLKFFTCLVLTVCIAASVDAALTCGTVTSSLAPCATYLSKGGAVVPGPCCAGVKKLNDMAQTTPDRQQACKCLKAAAKSINPSLASGLPGKCSVSIPYPISMSTNCDNVK